The Bubalus bubalis isolate 160015118507 breed Murrah chromosome 16, NDDB_SH_1, whole genome shotgun sequence genome window below encodes:
- the LOC102399248 gene encoding olfactory receptor 52A1-like yields MSISNITVFMPSVFTLIGIPGLESVQCWIGIPFCAMYLTAVIGNALLLIIIKSEPSLHEPMYIFLGMLGVTDIALSTSIVPKMLGIFWFHIPEIYFDSCLLQMWLIHTFEGFESGFLLAMALDRYVAICYPLRHASIFTPQLVTQIAAMVTLRATIFVTPILVLIKCRLHFYHTKVISHCYYEHMAIVKLAAEDVRVNKIYGLLVAFTVAGFDLICITLSYVQIFITVFCLPQKEARLKAFNTCIAHICVFLQFYLLAFFSFFAHRFGSHIPLYIHILFSSIYVLIPPFLNPLVYGAKTKQIRIHVVKMFSS; encoded by the coding sequence ATGTCcatttccaacatcacagtcttCATGCCTTCTGTGTTCACTCTAATAGGGATCCCAGGCCTGGAGTCTGTGCAGTGCTGGATTGGGATTCCATTCTGTGCCATGTATCTCACTGCTGTAATCGGAAATGCCTTACTTCTGATCATCATCAAATCAGAGCCCAGCCTCCATGAACCCATGTACATTTTCCTGGGCATGCTAGGAGTCACAGATATTGCTCTCAGCACCAGCATTGTGCCCAAAATGCTTGGAATCTTCTGGTTTCATATACCAGAGATATATTTTGACTCTTGCCTGCTTCAAATGTGGCTCATTCACACATTTGAAGGCTTTGAGTCAGGCTTCCTGCTGGCCATGGCCCtggaccgctatgtggccatctgttaTCCACTGAGACATGCTTCCATCTTCACCCCCCAGCTAGTCACCCAAATAGCAGCTATGGTAACACTCAGGGCTACCATTTTTGTGACCCCTATCCTAGTACTGATAAAATGCCGGTTGCACTTTTATCATACAAAAGTTATCTCCCACTGCTACTATGAGCATATGGCCATTGTGAAATTGGCTGCAGAAGATGTCCGGGTCAACAAAATCTATGGTTTGCTTGTGGCTTTCACTGTTGCAGGGTTTGACCTCATATGCATCACATTGTCCTATGTACAGATATTTATCACAGTTTTTTGTTTGCCCCAGAAGGAGGCTAGGTTGAAAGCATTCAATACTTGCATCGCTCACATCTGTGTCTTCCTCCAGTTCTACCTCCttgccttcttctctttctttgcacaTAGGTTTGGTTCTCACATCCCCCTTTACATCCACATCCTCTTTTCTAGCATTTACGTGCTGATCCCTCCATTTCTCAATCCACTTGTCTATGGTGCAAAAACCAAGCAGATTCGCATTCATGTGGTAAAAATGTTCTCTTCTTAA